One segment of Mycobacterium spongiae DNA contains the following:
- a CDS encoding SDR family oxidoreductase — protein sequence MTAIDRFRYDGKRALVVGGATGMGAAAAKTAAELGAEVVAMDYAPVRYDVAHAINVDLRDPASINSAIDQIGGPVHAVFSAAGVADGPDLMRINFIGHRHLIKRLLDNNLLSSGSAICLISSVAGMGWENDLPRLLEFLATPDYAAAQDWVSAHEADGIIHYGFSKKAINAYVATQAYPLLKKGIRINAICPGPTDTPLAQANADLWLTFAQDYRDETGSKVHTPEQMGDAMAFLNSAAAFGISGITMLVDYGHTMSSLTGAYPPGKPIIDLIMGRAPLP from the coding sequence ATGACTGCAATCGACCGCTTCCGATACGACGGCAAGCGAGCGCTCGTTGTCGGTGGCGCGACGGGCATGGGCGCCGCCGCGGCCAAGACAGCGGCAGAACTCGGCGCCGAAGTTGTCGCGATGGATTACGCGCCGGTGCGCTACGACGTCGCGCACGCAATAAACGTGGATCTGCGCGACCCCGCTTCAATCAACTCGGCGATTGATCAGATCGGCGGACCGGTACACGCAGTGTTCTCTGCCGCCGGCGTCGCAGATGGTCCAGACCTTATGAGGATCAACTTCATCGGCCATCGCCATCTCATCAAGCGACTGCTTGACAACAACCTGCTCTCGTCGGGCTCGGCGATCTGTTTGATCTCCTCAGTCGCCGGCATGGGGTGGGAAAACGATCTGCCGCGACTGCTGGAGTTTCTGGCCACGCCCGACTATGCGGCGGCCCAAGATTGGGTATCGGCGCACGAGGCCGACGGCATCATCCATTACGGCTTTAGCAAGAAGGCCATCAATGCCTACGTGGCGACCCAGGCCTATCCCCTTTTGAAGAAGGGGATCCGCATCAACGCCATTTGCCCCGGTCCGACCGACACCCCGCTGGCCCAGGCCAACGCAGACCTGTGGCTCACCTTTGCGCAGGACTATCGGGACGAAACCGGCTCCAAGGTCCATACCCCGGAGCAGATGGGCGATGCCATGGCGTTCCTCAACAGCGCCGCCGCTTTCGGGATCAGTGGAATCACGATGCTGGTGGACTACGGACACACGATGTCATCGCTCACCGGTGCGTACCCGCCCGGCAAACCCATCATCGATCTGATCATGGGCCGCGCCCCGCTGCCCTAG
- a CDS encoding SDR family oxidoreductase, which translates to MARIIVIGGHGKIGLRLARILTERGDQVSSVFRNPDHSDDVAATGAKPVAADIEQLDTAALAQLLAGHDAVVFSAGAGGGNPARTYAVDRDAAIRVIDAAAPAGVRRFVMVSYFGAGPNHGVAIDNPFFPYAEAKATADAHLRASDLDWTVLGPGRLTLEPATGRIAVGAGKGTVARANVALVVAAALRDASTIGRTIEFNDGDVPITDALVAAE; encoded by the coding sequence ATGGCGCGCATCATCGTTATCGGTGGCCACGGCAAGATCGGACTGCGACTGGCCCGCATCCTGACCGAACGCGGCGACCAAGTCAGTTCGGTCTTCCGCAATCCCGATCACTCCGACGACGTCGCCGCGACGGGCGCCAAGCCGGTGGCGGCCGATATCGAACAACTCGATACCGCCGCGCTGGCGCAACTGTTGGCCGGGCACGATGCGGTCGTCTTTTCGGCTGGCGCAGGGGGCGGCAACCCGGCGCGGACGTACGCGGTCGATCGTGATGCCGCAATCCGGGTGATCGATGCCGCCGCGCCAGCGGGCGTTCGTCGTTTCGTGATGGTTTCCTACTTCGGCGCGGGTCCCAACCACGGCGTGGCAATCGACAATCCGTTCTTTCCGTACGCGGAGGCCAAGGCGACCGCGGATGCTCATCTACGGGCCAGCGACCTGGATTGGACCGTGCTGGGACCGGGCCGGCTCACGCTCGAACCCGCGACGGGCCGAATCGCTGTGGGTGCGGGAAAAGGCACTGTCGCAAGGGCAAATGTCGCACTTGTTGTGGCCGCAGCGCTGAGGGACGCCTCGACCATTGGCCGAACCATCGAGTTCAACGACGGAGATGTCCCGATCACCGACGCGCTGGTGGCCGCAGAGTAA
- the metE gene encoding 5-methyltetrahydropteroyltriglutamate--homocysteine S-methyltransferase, whose translation MTQLDRRQPFTATITGSPRIGPHRELKRATEGYWAGRTSRSDLESVAATLRRDTWSDLAAAGLDSVPVNTFSYYDQMLDTAVLLGALPERVLGVSDELDRYFAAARGTETIAPLEMTKWFDTNYHYLVPEIGPATRFTLNADKVLSELKEAHRQGIPARPVVIGPVTFLLLSKAVDGAPRPIERLEELVGIYSELLSFLADGGAQWVQLDEPALVTDICADAPALAERTYTALGSMSNRPAIHVATYFGDPGAALAALARTPVEAIGVDLVAGARAAVASIVGAPELASKTLVAGIVDGRNIWRTDLESALSRLATLLGSAATVAVSTSCSTLHVPYSLELETDLDDDLRSWLAFGAEKVAEVVVLARALTDGRDAVAEAIEASNAAVAARKRDPRLHSEQVRARIDAIVASGAHRGNAADRRASQDARLHLPSLPTTTIGSYPQTAAIRTARAALRAGAIDETEYVRRMKAEIADVIALQERLGLDVLVHGEPERNDMVQYFAEQLEGFFATENGWVQSYGSRCVRPPILYGDVSRTHPMTVDWITYAQSLTDRPVKGMLTGPVTILAWSFVRDDQPLGETANQVALAIRDETVDLQSAGIAVIQVDEPALRELLPLRRADQREYLRWAVAAFRLATSGVADSTQIHTHLCYSEFGEVIEAIADLDADVTSIEAARSHMEVLEDLNAIGFANSVGPGVYDIHSPRVPSANEMAESLRAALRAVPAGRLWVNPDCGLKTRNVEEVTASLQHMVGAAREVRTAI comes from the coding sequence GTGACCCAGCTAGACCGTCGTCAACCTTTTACTGCAACCATTACCGGCTCCCCCCGTATCGGCCCGCACCGCGAACTCAAGCGTGCGACCGAGGGCTACTGGGCCGGGCGTACTAGTCGATCCGATCTGGAGTCCGTTGCCGCGACCCTGCGCCGCGACACGTGGTCGGATCTGGCCGCCGCCGGCTTGGACTCGGTGCCGGTGAACACCTTCTCCTACTACGACCAGATGCTTGACACCGCCGTTCTGCTTGGCGCGCTACCGGAACGAGTACTCGGGGTCTCCGACGAGTTGGACCGCTATTTTGCGGCCGCCCGCGGCACCGAGACCATCGCGCCGCTGGAGATGACGAAGTGGTTCGACACCAATTACCACTACCTGGTTCCCGAGATTGGGCCGGCAACCAGGTTCACGCTGAACGCGGACAAGGTGCTGTCCGAGCTGAAAGAGGCCCACCGGCAGGGGATTCCGGCGCGCCCGGTCGTCATCGGGCCGGTTACCTTCCTGCTGCTGAGCAAGGCGGTCGACGGTGCGCCCCGACCCATCGAACGGCTCGAGGAATTAGTCGGGATCTACTCGGAGCTGCTGTCGTTCCTCGCCGACGGCGGCGCCCAGTGGGTGCAGCTCGACGAGCCGGCGCTGGTGACCGATATCTGCGCCGACGCGCCCGCGCTGGCCGAGCGGACGTACACCGCGCTGGGATCGATGTCCAACCGGCCGGCCATCCACGTCGCCACCTACTTCGGTGACCCGGGCGCAGCGTTGGCGGCTTTAGCCCGCACGCCCGTCGAAGCGATCGGGGTCGACCTGGTGGCAGGTGCGCGCGCGGCAGTGGCGTCGATCGTCGGGGCACCAGAACTGGCCAGCAAGACACTGGTGGCCGGCATCGTCGACGGACGCAACATCTGGCGCACGGACCTGGAGTCGGCGCTGAGCCGGCTGGCAACGCTGCTGGGTTCGGCGGCGACGGTCGCAGTGTCTACGTCTTGCTCGACGCTCCACGTGCCCTATTCGCTGGAGCTAGAAACCGACCTGGATGACGATCTGCGCAGCTGGCTGGCGTTCGGGGCGGAAAAGGTGGCCGAAGTTGTGGTGTTGGCGCGTGCGCTGACCGACGGGCGCGACGCGGTCGCCGAAGCGATCGAGGCATCCAATGCCGCGGTGGCGGCCCGCAAACGCGACCCGCGCCTGCATAGCGAGCAGGTTCGCGCCCGCATCGACGCAATCGTCGCGTCCGGCGCGCATCGAGGAAACGCCGCCGACCGCCGCGCCAGCCAGGACGCGCGGTTGCACCTGCCATCGCTACCGACCACGACCATCGGCTCCTACCCGCAGACCGCGGCGATCCGCACCGCCCGCGCGGCCTTGCGGGCCGGCGCGATCGACGAGACCGAGTACGTCCGCCGGATGAAAGCCGAGATCGCCGATGTCATTGCCTTGCAGGAAAGGCTGGGACTCGACGTGCTGGTACACGGTGAGCCCGAGCGCAACGACATGGTGCAATACTTCGCCGAGCAGCTGGAGGGCTTCTTCGCCACCGAGAACGGTTGGGTGCAGTCCTACGGCAGCCGCTGTGTGCGCCCACCGATCCTCTACGGCGACGTGTCCCGCACCCATCCGATGACGGTCGACTGGATCACCTATGCGCAGTCGCTGACCGACCGGCCGGTCAAGGGCATGTTGACTGGACCGGTCACGATCCTGGCGTGGTCATTCGTCCGCGACGACCAACCGCTGGGCGAGACGGCCAACCAGGTAGCGCTGGCCATCCGCGATGAGACCGTGGATCTGCAGTCCGCGGGCATCGCGGTCATCCAGGTCGACGAGCCAGCGCTCCGCGAACTGCTGCCGCTACGACGCGCGGACCAGCGAGAGTACTTGCGCTGGGCCGTAGCGGCCTTCCGGTTGGCGACCTCCGGCGTAGCCGACTCGACTCAGATACATACCCACCTGTGCTACTCGGAGTTCGGCGAGGTGATCGAAGCCATTGCCGACCTCGATGCCGACGTCACCTCTATCGAGGCGGCACGTTCCCATATGGAGGTGCTCGAGGATCTGAACGCCATCGGCTTCGCCAACAGCGTGGGTCCAGGCGTCTATGACATCCACTCCCCGCGAGTGCCCAGCGCAAACGAAATGGCGGAATCGCTGCGTGCCGCGTTGCGGGCGGTGCCGGCTGGACGGCTATGGGTCAATCCCGACTGCGGGTTGAAGACCCGCAACGTCGAAGAGGTAACCGCGTCCCTGCAGCACATGGTTGGGGCTGCGCGGGAGGTCCGGACGGCAATCTAG
- a CDS encoding DUF3556 domain-containing protein, whose amino-acid sequence MGFLKPRLPDIDMAEWSKGTRSEKIRPMARHWAEVGFGTPVAMHLFYVVKIALYILFAWLIVFSTRGINGFTDVTSWYAEPIVFQKVVLYTMLFEVIGLGCGFGPLNNRFFPPMGSILYWMRFGTIRLPPWPGRVPLTRGTKRTPVDVALYALLLTMLLSALFTDGSGPVPELGTTVGLLPNWQIVIILIILGVLGLRDKVIFLAARGEVYATLTVTFLFGGVDMIVAAKLVFLVIWLGAATSKLNRHFPFVISTMMSNNPLFRPRFIKRMFFKKFPDDLRPGHLSQFFAHTGTLIEMAVPVVLFLSDAGWPLTAAAAIMIGFHLAILTAIPMGVPLEWNVFMIFGVLSLFVGHAKLGLSDLKNPVPVAILFVVIVGIVVVGNLFPRKVSFLPGMRYYAGNWDTTLWCLKPSANEKIGRGIVAIASMPQAQLERFYGSPEAAQIPIYMGYAFRGFNTHGRALFTLAHRAMVGENEDDYVITDGERICSTAIGWNFGDGHMHNEQLIEAMQQRCHFEPGEVRVVLLDAQPIHKQTQQYRLVDAATGEFERGYVRVADMVTRQPWADDVPVQVLSDVSAPAAD is encoded by the coding sequence ATGGGATTTCTGAAGCCGCGACTGCCGGACATCGACATGGCCGAATGGAGCAAAGGCACCCGCAGCGAAAAAATCCGTCCCATGGCGCGTCACTGGGCCGAAGTGGGATTCGGCACCCCGGTGGCGATGCACCTGTTCTACGTCGTCAAGATTGCGCTCTACATCCTCTTCGCCTGGTTGATCGTGTTCAGCACTAGAGGCATCAACGGGTTCACCGATGTCACGTCGTGGTATGCGGAGCCGATCGTCTTCCAGAAGGTCGTGCTCTACACGATGCTGTTCGAAGTGATCGGGCTGGGCTGCGGGTTCGGGCCGCTCAACAACCGGTTCTTCCCGCCGATGGGCTCAATCCTCTACTGGATGAGGTTCGGCACCATCCGGCTGCCACCGTGGCCGGGCCGCGTGCCGCTAACCAGGGGCACCAAGCGCACGCCGGTGGATGTCGCACTCTATGCGCTGCTGCTGACCATGTTGCTGTCGGCGCTGTTCACCGACGGTTCCGGCCCGGTACCGGAACTCGGCACCACGGTCGGGTTGTTGCCGAATTGGCAGATCGTAATCATCCTGATCATTCTCGGAGTCTTGGGATTGCGCGACAAAGTGATCTTCCTGGCCGCGCGCGGCGAGGTCTACGCCACGCTGACGGTCACCTTCCTGTTTGGCGGAGTCGACATGATCGTGGCTGCCAAACTGGTCTTTCTGGTGATCTGGCTGGGTGCGGCGACATCGAAGCTCAACCGCCACTTCCCGTTCGTGATCTCCACCATGATGTCCAACAACCCGCTGTTCCGGCCGCGGTTCATCAAGCGGATGTTCTTCAAGAAGTTCCCCGACGACCTGCGGCCCGGACACTTGTCGCAGTTCTTCGCCCACACCGGCACTCTCATCGAGATGGCCGTACCGGTGGTGCTGTTCCTATCGGACGCCGGCTGGCCGTTGACGGCGGCTGCGGCGATCATGATCGGGTTCCACCTGGCAATCCTGACGGCGATCCCAATGGGAGTGCCGTTGGAGTGGAACGTGTTCATGATCTTCGGCGTCCTGTCCCTATTCGTCGGGCATGCCAAGCTTGGGCTGAGTGATCTGAAAAACCCTGTGCCAGTGGCGATTCTGTTCGTGGTGATTGTGGGCATCGTGGTAGTCGGCAACCTGTTCCCGCGCAAGGTCTCGTTCCTGCCGGGCATGCGCTATTACGCGGGCAATTGGGACACCACGCTGTGGTGCCTCAAGCCGTCGGCGAACGAGAAGATCGGCAGGGGCATCGTCGCGATCGCCAGCATGCCGCAGGCACAGCTGGAGCGTTTCTACGGCAGTCCGGAAGCGGCCCAGATCCCGATCTACATGGGGTACGCGTTCCGCGGCTTCAACACGCATGGCAGGGCGCTGTTCACTCTGGCCCACCGAGCGATGGTCGGCGAAAACGAGGACGACTACGTCATCACCGACGGGGAACGGATCTGCAGCACCGCCATCGGGTGGAATTTCGGCGACGGCCATATGCACAACGAGCAGCTGATCGAAGCGATGCAGCAGCGCTGCCACTTCGAACCGGGAGAGGTGCGGGTCGTCCTGCTCGATGCGCAGCCGATTCACAAGCAGACTCAGCAGTACCGACTGGTCGACGCCGCGACTGGTGAGTTCGAGCGCGGCTATGTGCGGGTCGCCGACATGGTGACCCGGCAGCCCTGGGCCGACGATGTGCCGGTCCAGGTGCTGTCGGATGTCTCGGCCCCAGCGGCGGACTAG
- a CDS encoding TylF/MycF/NovP-related O-methyltransferase, translating into MAPLSTQSPAFAWDQLVELPDLGDLDWHQGSQVLNFFPKDKDYRELPSARAMVAKYFGNAKPLNTDAAVLKYASDHVTLRGAFLEMGVCTGRTINFIAALNPEQRIWGFDSFNGLPEQWLRTDLAVPEGTFGIKVDGWMPPVLHNVSLVKGLFQETLPEFKNRVLNTTPIAFLHIDCDIYSSTKAIFDLLGDNIVPGTVIAFDELYNYPEAEDHEFKALQEFLRRTGKKADYLAFNQRFEQVVIQIT; encoded by the coding sequence ATGGCACCGCTATCTACACAAAGCCCGGCATTCGCCTGGGATCAATTAGTAGAGTTGCCCGATCTCGGGGATCTGGATTGGCACCAGGGAAGCCAAGTGCTCAATTTTTTCCCCAAGGACAAAGACTATCGGGAGTTGCCATCGGCGCGCGCGATGGTGGCAAAATACTTCGGCAACGCTAAACCTCTCAACACCGATGCGGCAGTACTGAAGTACGCTTCCGACCACGTCACGCTGCGTGGCGCCTTCTTGGAAATGGGTGTGTGCACAGGAAGAACGATCAACTTTATTGCCGCGCTCAATCCAGAACAGCGGATCTGGGGATTCGACTCCTTCAACGGACTTCCCGAGCAATGGCTGCGCACCGACCTGGCCGTTCCTGAAGGGACTTTCGGGATCAAGGTCGACGGGTGGATGCCGCCCGTTCTCCACAATGTGAGCCTGGTAAAGGGCTTGTTTCAAGAAACTCTTCCAGAATTCAAGAACCGCGTTCTGAACACGACTCCGATCGCTTTCCTCCATATCGATTGCGACATTTATTCGTCCACGAAGGCGATTTTCGACCTGTTGGGCGACAACATAGTTCCGGGCACTGTGATTGCTTTCGACGAACTGTACAACTACCCGGAAGCCGAAGACCACGAGTTCAAGGCACTCCAGGAATTCCTGCGCCGGACGGGGAAGAAGGCGGACTACCTAGCCTTCAATCAGCGTTTCGAACAGGTGGTCATCCAGATAACTTAG
- a CDS encoding bifunctional 2-methylcitrate synthase/citrate synthase produces the protein MTTSTTEIKKGLAGVVVDTTAISKVVPETNSLTYRGYAVQELAERCSFEQVAFLLWRGELPTDPELALFCQRERAGRRLDRSMLSLLERMPDNCHPMDVVRTAMSYLGAEDPDEDDESANRAKALRMMAVLPTIVAVDMRRRRGLAPIAPHSGLGYAENFLRMCFGEVPEPAIVSAFEQSMILYAEHGFNASTFAARVVTSTQSDIYSAVTAAIGALKGQLHGGANEAVMHDMIEIGDSGNVREWLHGKLGRKEKIMGFGHRVYKHGDSRVPTMRQALARIASVRDGQRWLNIYDTLEAEMLAATGLKPNLDFPTGPAYYLTGFDIASFTPIFVMSRITGWTAHIMEQAAANALIRPLSAYTGRDQRALVDSKLSG, from the coding sequence GTGACCACGTCAACGACCGAAATCAAGAAAGGCCTCGCCGGTGTCGTGGTGGACACCACAGCGATCTCCAAAGTGGTGCCGGAGACCAATTCGCTCACCTACCGGGGATATGCGGTTCAGGAACTAGCCGAGCGCTGCAGTTTCGAGCAGGTCGCCTTTCTGCTGTGGCGCGGTGAGCTTCCCACCGATCCGGAGTTGGCGTTGTTCTGTCAACGGGAGCGCGCCGGCAGGCGACTCGACCGCTCGATGTTGTCGCTGTTGGAACGAATGCCGGACAACTGTCATCCGATGGATGTGGTGCGAACCGCGATGAGCTATCTGGGCGCGGAAGACCCCGACGAGGACGACGAATCGGCCAACCGCGCCAAGGCGCTGCGCATGATGGCGGTGTTGCCGACCATCGTCGCTGTCGATATGCGGCGGCGTCGCGGGCTGGCTCCGATCGCACCGCACAGCGGGCTCGGCTATGCCGAGAACTTCCTGCGGATGTGCTTCGGCGAGGTGCCCGAACCCGCCATCGTGTCGGCGTTCGAGCAGTCGATGATCCTCTACGCCGAACACGGCTTCAACGCTTCCACGTTCGCTGCAAGGGTGGTGACGTCGACCCAATCCGACATCTACAGCGCGGTGACCGCGGCGATCGGCGCGCTCAAGGGGCAGCTGCACGGGGGCGCGAACGAAGCCGTTATGCACGACATGATCGAGATCGGGGATTCAGGCAACGTGCGGGAATGGTTGCACGGCAAGCTTGGTCGCAAGGAGAAGATCATGGGCTTCGGGCATCGGGTCTACAAGCACGGCGACTCCCGGGTGCCGACCATGAGGCAGGCGTTGGCTCGTATCGCCTCGGTCCGCGACGGTCAGCGCTGGCTGAACATCTACGACACTCTCGAGGCTGAGATGCTGGCGGCTACCGGACTCAAGCCGAACCTCGACTTTCCGACCGGTCCCGCGTACTACCTGACGGGATTCGACATCGCTAGCTTCACACCGATCTTCGTGATGAGCAGGATCACCGGCTGGACTGCGCACATCATGGAACAGGCCGCGGCTAACGCGTTGATCCGGCCGCTCAGCGCCTACACGGGGCGCGATCAGCGGGCGTTGGTTGACTCTAAGTTATCTGGATGA
- the prpB gene encoding methylisocitrate lyase: MNPVVGVAVSVADKRAALRAGLDSGRLQRLPGAFSPLVAKVVADIGPPRFEGVYVSGGALAANLGLPDIGLTTLTEVAASGAQIAAATDLPTLIDADTGFGSPLNAARTISVLEEAGLAGCHLEDQVNPKRCGHLDGKSVVSAADMVQRLRAAVSARRDPNFVVCARTDAAGVEGLHAAIDRARAYADAGADMIFTEALADVAAFEKFRAAIDVPLLANMTEFGKSPLLTTRQLSDIGYNAVIYPVTTLRLAMFAIEAGLREIHSAGTQSSLLEQMQHRDRLYALLRYQDYNEFDTQTYNFTLEGG; the protein is encoded by the coding sequence GTGAACCCGGTGGTAGGTGTGGCGGTCAGCGTCGCCGATAAGCGTGCCGCATTGCGGGCCGGCTTGGATTCGGGTCGGCTGCAGCGACTTCCGGGTGCCTTCTCCCCGCTGGTGGCCAAGGTCGTCGCTGACATTGGCCCCCCGCGCTTCGAAGGAGTTTATGTTTCCGGCGGGGCGTTGGCGGCCAATCTCGGTCTGCCGGACATCGGGTTGACCACACTGACCGAGGTGGCTGCCAGTGGTGCCCAGATTGCCGCGGCGACTGACTTGCCGACGCTGATCGATGCGGACACCGGATTCGGATCGCCGCTGAACGCCGCGCGCACGATATCGGTCCTGGAGGAAGCGGGTCTGGCCGGATGTCATCTCGAGGATCAGGTCAACCCGAAGCGGTGTGGCCACCTCGATGGGAAATCTGTTGTGTCGGCGGCCGACATGGTCCAGCGGTTGCGGGCGGCGGTATCCGCTCGGCGAGACCCCAACTTCGTGGTCTGCGCCCGCACTGACGCCGCCGGCGTCGAGGGCTTGCATGCCGCGATCGACCGTGCCCGCGCGTACGCCGACGCGGGCGCGGACATGATCTTCACCGAAGCGTTGGCTGACGTCGCCGCTTTCGAGAAGTTCCGTGCCGCCATCGACGTCCCGCTGCTGGCCAACATGACCGAGTTCGGCAAGTCGCCGCTGCTGACCACGCGGCAGCTGAGCGACATTGGCTATAACGCCGTCATCTATCCGGTCACTACCTTGCGCCTCGCGATGTTCGCGATCGAGGCGGGGCTCCGCGAAATCCATTCAGCGGGAACACAATCGAGTCTGCTGGAGCAAATGCAACATCGGGATCGGCTCTACGCGCTGCTCCGCTACCAGGACTACAACGAATTCGACACCCAGACATACAACTTCACGCTCGAGGGGGGCTGA
- the prpD gene encoding 2-methylcitrate dehydratase PrpD yields the protein MLLHAIRSRRSADDFPRTEHLAYKIAEVATDPVAVEPETAEMILNRIIDNAAASAASVLRRPVTVARQQALPHRAGQGARVFGVDGTYSAEWAAWANAVAVRELDFHDTFLAADYSHPGDNIPPLVAVAQQLGVRGADLIRGIATAYEIQINLVRGICLHEHKIDHVAHLGPSVAAGIGTMLRLDAETIYSAIGQALHLTTSTRQSRKGAISSWKAFAPAHAGKVAIEAVDRAMRGEGSPAPIWEGEDGVIAWLLSGPEHIYHVPLPAPGEPKRAILDSFTKEHSAEYQSQAPIDLARRMRDRIGDLDQVATIVLHTSHHTHVVIGTGSADPQKFDPDASRETLDHSLPYIFAVALQDGSWHHERSYAPERAHRPDTVELWHKISTVEDPEWTRRYHSTDPAEKAFGARAEVRLKSGEVIIDELAVADAHPLGARPFAREQYLHKFAELAEPVVESGEQQRFLSTVENLADLKGGALGGLNVLIEPRVLDKAPVISSGIFR from the coding sequence ATGTTGTTGCACGCGATTCGGTCTCGGCGCAGCGCCGACGACTTCCCGCGCACCGAACACCTGGCCTACAAGATCGCCGAGGTCGCCACCGATCCGGTCGCCGTCGAGCCCGAGACCGCCGAGATGATTCTGAACCGGATCATCGACAACGCTGCCGCCAGTGCGGCGTCGGTACTGCGCCGCCCTGTCACGGTTGCCCGCCAGCAGGCGTTGCCGCATCGCGCGGGGCAGGGTGCCCGGGTCTTCGGCGTCGACGGGACGTATTCGGCGGAATGGGCGGCCTGGGCCAACGCCGTTGCTGTGCGCGAGCTCGACTTCCACGACACATTCTTGGCCGCCGACTACTCCCACCCCGGTGACAACATTCCGCCTCTCGTCGCCGTCGCCCAGCAGCTCGGCGTGCGCGGTGCCGACCTGATCCGCGGCATCGCGACCGCCTATGAGATTCAGATCAACCTCGTCCGCGGAATCTGCTTGCACGAGCACAAGATCGACCACGTCGCACACCTGGGCCCATCGGTAGCCGCCGGCATCGGGACCATGCTGCGGCTCGACGCCGAGACTATCTACTCCGCTATCGGCCAGGCCCTGCACCTGACCACCAGCACGCGCCAGTCGCGCAAGGGAGCGATCTCCAGCTGGAAGGCGTTCGCACCCGCGCATGCCGGCAAGGTCGCCATCGAGGCCGTCGACCGGGCGATGCGCGGTGAAGGCTCGCCGGCGCCGATCTGGGAGGGCGAGGACGGTGTCATCGCATGGCTACTCAGCGGCCCGGAACACATCTACCACGTGCCGTTGCCCGCTCCCGGTGAACCCAAGCGCGCCATTCTGGACAGCTTCACCAAGGAGCACTCCGCGGAGTACCAGAGCCAGGCGCCGATTGACCTGGCGCGCCGCATGCGTGATCGCATCGGCGACCTGGACCAGGTCGCCACGATCGTCCTGCACACTAGCCACCACACCCACGTCGTGATCGGCACAGGCTCGGCGGACCCGCAGAAGTTCGATCCGGACGCCTCTCGAGAAACCCTCGACCACTCGCTGCCCTACATCTTCGCGGTGGCGCTGCAGGACGGCAGCTGGCACCACGAGCGTTCCTATGCGCCGGAGCGGGCGCACCGGCCCGACACCGTCGAGTTGTGGCACAAGATCTCCACGGTCGAGGATCCCGAGTGGACGCGCCGCTATCACTCGACCGACCCGGCCGAGAAGGCCTTCGGGGCACGCGCGGAAGTAAGGCTCAAGAGCGGTGAGGTGATCATCGACGAGCTGGCCGTGGCTGACGCGCATCCGCTAGGTGCGCGACCGTTTGCTCGGGAGCAATACCTGCACAAGTTCGCCGAGCTTGCCGAACCCGTGGTGGAATCCGGTGAACAGCAAAGGTTCCTGTCCACTGTGGAGAACCTGGCCGACCTCAAGGGCGGAGCCCTCGGCGGGCTCAATGTGCTGATCGAGCCGCGGGTCTTGGACAAGGCGCCGGTGATTTCGTCGGGAATCTTCCGGTGA